One Onthophagus taurus isolate NC chromosome 11, IU_Otau_3.0, whole genome shotgun sequence genomic window carries:
- the LOC111414393 gene encoding teneurin-m isoform X6 → MSRLNGRLATAPPPDPGQDFEPSCLVRTPSGNVYIPGGTLNHPKNTTMDYKSNSSCSSPSKDIKNPDRLGAIPYGTPVPVLPVRNNLHRPASSHFPPGSRFHFRKGLASKCTWKCTAIALMIVSFIMIAAIACILVSGVLNWSYQNSNACTVVVDENTEVLAPKATTSETNLSTSSKPRPSSSSGGNYGVVARKRRDVNNRHDDSDLNGSTFSTIEHDTSAPLHDYTTTINSEEETTHEDDDASIPTVEDIFNEFIPEEEDSEWENLNTISTEENDVTTILMDDLIEVTEKPNIAHDLSKELTDLNLSALDNVESKMNPKKFVETNSVHDFDVNTPTKPPSIQYIDVPTIKNQISKKITVNVTISTDPDSKNPSSQNVYVLSVSVPTDSKENPDVIHNSDVHLIPSALTKLDHPIKETPIESSDRWGGECQCSCPCMDDPDFFKKDYSKEIALDYDAINNSFLLENETEVTTEAASTTTEWTTWSSCSDMTTTPPPPTILILEGARTFPAKSFPPDGTTFAQISLGQRLSKEIPPYGYWNMQFYQSEAAYVKFDYNIPRGASIGVYARRNALPTHTQYHILEVLSGFKARTTRASYSSVKKEVTHYMEQGHWFLSLYNDDGDPQEISFVAAVADDMTHNCPNGCSGKGECLMGHCQCNPGFGGDDCSESVCPVLCSQRGEYINGECQCNPGWKGKECSLRHDECEVPDCNGHGHCSNGKCQCVRGYKGKFCEEVDCPHPTCNAHGYCLEGTCICKKGWKGVDCSQMDKDALQCLPDCSGHGTFDLDTQTCTCEARWSGDDCSKELCDLDCGQHGHCVSESCQCDPGWSGEYCNLKQCDIRCNEHGQCKNGTCLCVTGWNGKHCTMEGCPNSCSNHGHCKMSLEGAWYCNCDHGWDGRDCSVLLEQSCEDNRDNDKDGLIDCQDPECCLNPACRTSQLCVSAPKPTDILLRKQPPAITASFFERMKFLIDEGSLQNYARQETFNESVFWNHFNTSRSAVVRGRVTTQMAKGLMGVRVSTSTPLEGFTLTREDGWFDLLVNGGGAVTLQFGRSPFRAQSHIVFVPWNEVIIIDNIVMVTGEERTLSHIITPCLPHDYDTMKPVVLATWKHGFQGACPDKSAILAESQVVQESLQIPGTGLNLVYHSSRAAGYLSTIQLQLTPESIPPTLYLIHLRITIEGILFEKTFEADPIIKFTYAWNRTNVYRQRVYGVTTAIVKVGYEYSDCKDIIWDVQTTKLSGHDMSISEVGGWNLDIHHRYNFHEGILQKGDGSNIYLKHKPRVILTTMGDGHQRPLDSTDFEGQASKQRLLAPVALAAAPDGSLFVGDFNLVRKILTDGTVRTIVRLNSTRVSYRYHMALSPLDGVLYISDPESHQIIKVKSLSDYTDPDRNWETVVGSGERCLPGDEAHCGDGALARDAKLAYPKGVAVSNDNILYFADGTNIRMVDRDGIVTTVIGNHMHKSHWKPIPCEGTLNIEEVHLRWPTELAINPLDNSLHIIDDHMILQLTPDGRVKVIAGRPLHCASPLTGYDMELATHATLVMPQSIGFSAAGDLYVAESDSQRINRIRVIGTDGKISPYAGAESKCNCLERGCDCFEADHFLASNSKFNTISAVAVSPDGNVHIGDQANYRIRSVMASIPDASTSREYEIFSPETQEIYIFNRFGQHIATKNILTGETNYLFTYNVNTSNGKLSTVTDAAGNKVFLLRDYSSQVNSIENTKGQKCRLRMSRLRMLHELSTPDNYNVTFDYHGQSGLLKTKIDSSGRSYVYNYDEFGRLTSAVTPTGKVISLSFDLSLKGATVKIWQNSKNPDSMLIKGSVVLNRIGESEQKTILLPNGAVETTSSWGHTITTDTVPYSVLSEIDPLLGESYPIPAKQRTEVGGDLANRFEWRYFLRRIQNGKSKNSPKTIAQVGRKLRINGENLLTLEYDRESASVSVFMDDRVELLNVTYDRTARPIKWGPRNGIFAEVELEYDRFSRLISWKWGDLNESYGFDHAGRLNEIKYGDGSSMIYAFKDMFSSLPLKVTTPRGSDYLLQYDDAGALQSLTTPRGHIHTFSLQTSLGFFKYQYFSPMNRHPYEIIYNDDGQILAKVYPHQSGRVAYVYDSSGKLETSLAGLNSIHYIYHEPSSLVKSVDIVEPNFELKDEFKYHGGILKDEKLKFNGKTSLNNAHYKFAYDGNARLSAVEVDINGKEMPALRLKYNQNLGSLEGINDLRIYRNTFNRSVMQDTSKQFFSIMDYDEHGRTKSILINIKSFDVFRLELEYDKRSRISMQKLLIGKSSSMDRINYNADGHVLEVIGTSSWKYVYDENGNIIGIIKGKEKITLGYDSGDRVVQYGDVEFTNYDNRGFVIRRGEQKYRYNTRGQLIHAYERDKFQTWYYYDDRGRMIAWNDEHGNITQFFYSNPSTPDLVTHVHFPKTGHTFRYLYDERDFIITVETAEQRFYVATDQDGSPLALFDINGNLIKEMRRTPFGSILMDTNPNFYLAVDFHGGIYDPNTKLVYLHKRLYDPVVGQWMTPAWEQLATKLTTPTDVFIYRFQNNDPINHKMSINYMTDLYSWMKLYGYDVKKMMGSEYISKMIYRPKATVTSRQLAPDFGVMSGLQCIVEKVNEKFADLGFIPKPLLKMEPKTRNLLPRVAYRKAVFGEGVLISRVSDRALVSVVENVNGVVQDVVTSVFNNSFFLDLHFSIHDQDVFYFVKDNVLKIRDDLEELKRLGGMFNVSTHETTDHGTGKELRLHNPDAVVIIKYGADPNQERSRILKHAHKRAVERAWEREKQLVAAGFQGRGEWTEEEKEELISHGYVDGYEGVAIHNTQKYSQLADDPGNVGFQRDAKRKRRKSGLRRSRQHRHES, encoded by the exons ATCATCCGAAGAATACCACCATGGACTATAAGTCGAATTCGTCCTGCAGCAGTCCTTCCAAGGACATCAAAAATCCAGACAGGCTAGGAGCAATCCCGTATGGAACACCCGTTCCCGTTTTGCCAGTCCGAAACAACTTACATCGACCTGCATCCAGCCATTTCCCTCCCGGAAGCAGATTCCACTTTAGGAAAGGTCTGGCGTCGAAGTGCACGTGGAAATGCACCGCCATAGCTCTTATGATCGTATCTTTCATCATGATCGCCGCAATTGCTTGCATTTTAG TGTCAGGCGTGCTGAACTGGTCATATCAAAACTCCAACGCCTGCACAGTGGTGGTGGACGAGAACACGGAGGTTTTAGCACCGAAGGCCACAACATCCGAAACCAACCTGTCGACATCCAGCAAACCCAGGCCGAGCAGTAGTAGCGGAGGTAATTACGGAGTTGTAGCTAGAAAACGTAGAGATGTGAATAACAGGCATGATGATTCCGATCTAAACGGTTCCACATTTTCAACTATCGAGCATGATACTTCTGCACCTTTGCATGACTACACCACAACCATCAATAGCGAAGAAGAAACTACCCACGAAGACGACGATGCCTCCATTCCAACCGTAGAAGATATCTTCAACGAATTCATTCCTGAAGAAGAAGATTCGGAATgggaaaatttaaatacaataagCACCGAAGAAAATGATGTGACAACGATTTTAATGGACGATTTAATCGAAGTTACCGAAAAACCAAACATCGCACACGATCTTTCTAAAGAACTAACAGATCTTAACCTTTCTGCTCTTGATAACGTTGAAtctaaaatgaatccaaaaaaatttgtagaaacTAATTCGGTGCATGATTTTGATGTGAACACCCCAACTAAACCCCCTTCTATACAATACATCGACGTCCCAActatcaaaaatcaaatttcaaagaaaataactGTTAACGTTACAATATCAACCGATCCTGACTCCAAAAACCCCTCATCCCAAAACGTCTACGTTCTTTCCGTATCCGTCCCCACGGATTCCAAGGAAAACCCGGACGTCATCCATAATTCCGACGTTCATCTGATCCCTTCAGCTTTAACAAAGCTTGACCATCCTATAAAAGAAACCCCGATAGAGTCTTCCGACCGATGGGGCGGCGAATGCCAATGCTCTTGCCCGTGCATGGATGATcccgatttttttaagaaggACTACTCTAAAGAGATCGCTCTCGATTACGACGCGATTAACAATTcctttttattagaaaatgagACAGAGGTAACCACCGAAGCCGCTTCCACCACTACGGAGTGGACAACATGGTCCTCATGTTCCGATATGACCACTACACCTCCACCTCCAACCATTCTGATCCTCGAAG GCGCAAGGACATTTCCTGCAAAATCTTTTCCGCCGGATGGCACAACATTCGCTCAAATTTCGTTGGGGCAAAGATTATCTAAAGAAATTCCACCCTATGGTTATTGGAACATGCAGTTTTACCAGTCCGAAGCTGcttatgtcaaatttgattataacatTCCCAGAGGTGCGAGTATAGGTGTATATGCCAGAAGAAATGCCCTTCCCACACACACCCAGTATCATATTCTGGAAGTCCTTAGTGGATTTAAAGCTCGAACTACCCGAGCGTCTTAT tcTTCTGTGAAGAAAGAAGTAACCCATTACATGGAGCAAGGTCATTGGTTCCTATCATTGTATAACGACGACGGCGATCCACAAGAAATCAGTTTCGTTGCAGCAGTAGCAGACGATATGACCCACAATTGTCCTAATGGTTGTAGCGGAAAAGGGGAATGTCTAATGGGCCATTGTCAGTGTAATCCCGGTTTTGGAGGAGACGATTGCAGCGAAA GTGTTTGCCCGGTTCTATGCAGTCAAAGGGGAGAGTACATTAACGGAGAATGCCAGTGCAATCCCGGATGGAAAGGCAAGGAATGTTCCTTAAGGCATGACGAATGTGAGGTACCTGATTGTAATGGGCATGGTCATTGCTCGAACGGAAAATGTCAATGCGTTCGAGGTTATAAAGGCAAATTTTGCGAAGAAG ttgACTGTCCTCATCCAACCTGTAACGCACACGGATATTGTTTGGAAGGAACTTGCATATGCAAAAAAGGATGGAAAGGCGTGGATTGCAGCCAAATGGATAAAGACGCTTTACAGTGTCTTCCGGATTGTTCAGGTCATGGGACGTTCGATTTAGATACGCAAACGTGCACTTGCGAAGCTCGTTGGTCCGGAGATGATTGCTCTAAAGAACTTTGCGATTTGGATTGCGGACAACACGGACATTGCGTTTCAGAATCGTGCCAATGCGATCCTGGATGGTCTGGGGAATACTGCAACTTAAAACAATGTGATATTCGATGTAACGAACATGGTCAATGTAAAAACGGAACGTGTTTATGTGTCACTGGATGGAATGGAAAACATTGCACCATGGAAGGATGCCCGAATAGTTGTTCAAACCATGGACATTGTAAAATGTCGTTGGAAGGAGCTTGGTACTGTAATTGCGATCATGGGTGGGATGGAAGAGATTGTAGTGTATTACTTGAACAAAGTTGTGAGGATAATAGGGATAATGATAAAg atggaTTAATTGACTGTCAAGACCCTGAATGTTGTTTAAACCCAGCGTGTAGAACGAGCCAATTGTGTGTATCAGCACCAAAACCAACCGatattttgttaagaaaacaACCGCCAGCGATCACAGCTTCATTCTTTGAAAGAATGAAATTCTTAATTGATGAAGGAAGTTTACAAAATTACGCCAGACAAGAGACCTTCAATGAGAG TGTTTTCTGGAATCATTTTAATACAAG CCGATCTGCTGTTGTTCGAGGACGCGTTACCACTCAAATGGCTAAAGGATTAATGGGAGTTCGCGTTAGTACTAGCACACCATTAGAAGGTTTCACTTTAACCCGCGAAGATGGTTGGTTTGATCTCCTAGTAAATGGTGGAGGCGCCGTTACGTTACAATTCGGTAGGAGTCCGTTTAGAGCTCAAAGCCACATCGTTTTTGTACCATGGAACGAAGTTATTATCATCGATAACATTGTAATGGTAACAGGAGAAGAAAGAACGTTATCACATATTATAACACCTTGTTTACCTCACGACTACGACACCATGAAACCCGTGGTTTTAGCCACTTGGAAGCATGGGTTTCAAGGAGCTTGTCCGGATAAAAGCGCTATTTTAGCCGAATCCCAAGTCGTTCAAGAGAGCTTACAAATACCCGGAACCGgcttaaatttagtttatcaCAGTTCGAGAGCGGCGGGATATTTATCTACGATCCAATTACAACTAACACCCGAAAGTATACCACCGACTTTATATTTGATTCATTTGCGAATTACCATTGAAGGGATTTTATTTGAGAAAACATTCGAGGCTGATcctattattaaatttacgtACGCATGGAATAGAACTAACGTGTATAGACAAAGGGTTTATGGAGTAACCACAGCTATTGTTAAAGTTGGATATGAATATTCTGATTGTAAAGACATTATATGGGACGTTCAAACGACTAAATTAAGCGGGCATGATATGAGTATATCTGAGGTTGGTGGTTGGAATTTAGATATTCATCATAGATATAATTTCCATGAAG GTATTTTACAAAAAGGCGATGGATCTAATATATATCTGAAACATAAACCGCGCGTTATTTTAACTACGATGGGGGATGGTCATCAAAGACCGTTAGATTCTACAGATTTCGAAGGACAAGCCTCTAAACAACGACTTCTTGCGCCAGTTGCTTTAGCAGCGGCTCCCGACGGTTCGTTATTTGTGGGcgattttaatttagtaaGAAAAATTCTTACTGATGGAACAGTGAGGACAATAGTTAGATTAAA ttCTACAAGAGTGTCGTATCGTTATCACATGGCTTTAAGTCCATTAGACGGTGTTTTGTACATATCCGACCCAGAATCGCACCAAAtcataaaagttaaaagtttAAGTGATTACACAGACCCCGATAGGAATTGGGAAACGGTCGTAGGATCTGGAGAAAGGTGTCTTCCGGGTGATGAGGCTCATTGTGGGGATGGTGCTTTGGCAAGAGACGCTAAATTGGCTTACCCCAAAGGAGTAGCTGTTTCTAACGACAACATCTTATATTTTGCTGATGGAACTAATATTCGAATGGTCGACCGCGACGGAATTGTTACAACAGTTATTGGAAATCACATGCATAAATCTCATTGGAAACCAATTCCTTGTGAAGGAACGTTAAACATCGAAGAAGTGCATTTGagatggccaacagaattagcTATAAATCCCCTAGATAATTCATTACACATCATTGATGATCACATGATTTTGCAATTAACTCCAGATGGACGAGTAAAAGTTATAGCGGGTAGACCGCTTCATTGTGCATCTCCTTTAACTGGTTATGACATGGAATTGGCTACACATGCAACGTTGGTTATGCCTCAAAGTATAGGATTTAGCGCCGCGGGTGATTTGTACGTAGCTGAAAGTGATTCTCAAAGGATAAACAGGATACGAGTTATCGGAACTGATGGGAAAATATCGCCATACGCCGGAGCCGAATCGAAATGTAATTGTTTAGAACGGGGGTGCGATTGCTTCGAAGCTGATCACTTCTTAGCTTCCAACTCGAAATTTAATACGATTTCTGCAGTTGCTGTTAGTCCAGATGGAAACGTACACATCGGAGATCAAGCAAATTATCGTATAAGATCCGTAATGGCGAGTATTCCAGATGCGAGTACATCAAGAGAATACGAAATTTTCTCACCAGAAACGcaagaaatttatattttcaatcGATTCGGTCAACATATAgccaccaaaaatattttaaccgGCGAAACAAATTACCTCTTTACTTACAACGTCAATACAAGCAACGGAAAATTAAGCACCGTAACAGACGCCGCTGgaaataaagtatttttattaagagatTATTCAAGTCAAGTTAATTCAATCGAAAACACCAAAGGACAAAAATGTAGATTAAGAATGTCACGATTAAGAATGCTGCACGAATTAAGCACACCAGATAATTACAACGTCACGTTCGATTACCACGGACAATCTggattattaaaaacaaaaatagataGTAGCGGAAGAAGTTACGTCTATAATTACGACGAATTTGGGCGACTTACATCTGCTGTAACTCCAACTGGAAAAGTTATAAGCTTATCCTTTGATCTCTCGTTAAAAGGTGCGACTGTAAAGATTTGGCAAAACTCCAAAAACCCCGAttcaatgttaattaaagGATCTGTCGTTTTAAATCGCATTGGAGAATCTGAACAAAAAACTATTCTCCTTCCAAATGGGGCTGTCGAAACAACATCTTCATGGGGACACACCATAACAACTGATACAGTTCCTTATTCGGTTTTGAGCGAAATCGATCCGCTTTTGGGAGAAAGTTACCCAATTCCGGCGAAACAAAGAACAGAAGTCGGCGGCGATTTAGCGAATCGTTTCGAATGGAGGTACTTTTTAAGGCGAATTCAAAACGGAAAATCTAAAAACTCACCGAAAACCATCGCCCAAGTTGGAAGAAAACTAAGAATTAACGGCGAAAATCTTTTAACTTTGGAATACGATCGCGAATCGGCTTCCGTTTCAGTTTTTATGGATGATAGGGTTGAATTGTTAAATGTTACCTACGATAGAACAGCTCGACCTATTAAATGGGGACCTAGAAATGGGATCTTTGCAGAAGTTGAGTTGGAATACGATCGTTTTAGTCGACTTATTAGTTGGAAATGGGGAGATCTTAATGAAAGTTATGGATTTGATCATGCTGGGcgattaaatgaaattaaatacgGAGATGGTTCTTCTATGATTTATGCGTTTAAAGATATGTTTAGTAGTTTG cCATTAAAAGTAACAACACCGAGGGGATCAGATTATCTTCTTCAATATGATGACGCAGGAGCTCTCCAATCTTTAACAACACCACGTGGACATATTCACACTTTCTCCTTGCAAACATCATTAGGATTTTTCAAATACCAATATTTCTCCCCAATGAATCGTCATCCAtacgaaataatttataatgacGACGGTCAAATCCTAGCCAAAGTTTATCCACATCAATCGGGAAGAGTAGCTTACGTTTACGATTCATCAGGAAAATTAGAAACGTCTTTAGCTGGGTTAAATTCAATCCATTACATTTACCACGAACCATCAAGTTTGGTGAAAAGCGTAGATATCGTCGAAcccaattttgaattaaaagacGAATTTAAATACCATGGtggtattttaaaagatgaaaaGCTCAAATTTAACGGAAAAACCAGTTTAAATAATGCCCATTATAAATTTGCTTACGATGGAAACGCCCGATTATCAGCAGTTGAGGTTGATATAAACGGAAAGGAGATGCCAGCTTTGAGATTGAAATACAATCAAAATTTGGGAAGTTTAGAAGGAATAAACGATTTGAGGATTTATAGAAATACATTCAATAGATCTGTTATGCAAGATACAAGCAAACAATTCTTTTCAATCATGGACTATGATGAGCATGGTAGGactaaatcgattttaattaatatcaaatcGTTCGATGTATTCAGATTGGAATTAGAATATGACAAACGCAGTAGAATTAGTATGCAAAAATTACTTATTGGAAAATCATCTAGTATGGATCGAATTAATTACAATGCTGATGGACACGTTTTGGAAGTAATAGGAACGAGTAGTTGGAAATATGTATATGATGAAAATGGAAATATTATTGGAATAAtcaaaggaaaagaaaaaatcaccttGGGTTATGATAGCGGTGATAGAGTCGTTCAATATGGAGACGTTGAATTTACAAATTACGATAATCGCGGATTTGTTATTCGCAGAGGTGAACAAAAATATAGATACAACACCAGAGGACAACTAATCCATGCTTATGAAAGAGACAAGTTCCAAACTTGGTATTATTATGATGATAGGGGTAGAATGATAGCTTGGAATGACGAACACGGAAATATCACCCAATTCTTCTATTCAAATCCAAGCACACCAGATTTAGTAACTCACGTGCATTTCCCCAAAACTGGCCATACATTCCGTTATTTATATGATGAAAGAGATTTTATTATCACTGTTGAAACTGCAGAACAAAGATTTTACGTGGCAACCGATCAAGATGGATCACCATTAGCACTTTTCGATATTAACGGAAacttaattaaagaaatgCGAAGAACTCCGTTTGGATCAATCCTCATGGACACAAATCCCAATTTCTACTTAGCTGTTGATTTTCACGGCGGTATTTATGACCCTAACACCAAATTAGTTTATCTACATAAGAGATTATATGATCCTGTTGTTGGACAATGGATGACTCCAGCTTGGGAGCAACTAGCAACGAAATTAACGACACCAACAGACGTTTTTATCTATAGATTCCAAAATAACGACCCAATCAATCATAAAATGAGCATTAATTATATGACAGATTTATATAGTTGGATGAAATTGTATGGATatgatgttaaaaagatgatgGGGTCTGAATATATTAGCAAGATGATTTATAGACCCAAAGCTACGGTTACATCACGACAATTAGCACCAGATTTTGGAGTTATGTCAGGGTTACAATGTATAGTTGAAAAG gtGAATGAAAAGTTCGCAGATTTAGGTTTCATTCCAAaacctttattaaaaatggaaCCAAAAACTCGAAATCTCCTTCCAAGAGTAGCTTATCGTAAGGCAGTCTTTGGAGAAGGTGTTTTAATATCAAGAGTAAGCGATCGCGCCCTAGTTAGCGTTGTAGAAAATGTAAACGGTGTTGTACAAGATGTCGTCACCTCAGTCTTTAATAACTCCTTCTTCCTTGACCTACACTTTAGTATCCATGATCAAGATGTTTTCTATTTCGTTAAAGacaacgttttaaaaatcagAGATGATTTAGAAGAATTAAAACGGCTCGGCGGGATGTTTAACGTATCCACCCACGAAACCACCGATCATGGAACAGGAAAAGAATTAAGATTGCATAATCCTGATGCTGTTGTAATTATCAAATACGGAGCGGATCCAAATCAAGAAAGATCGCGGATATTAAAGCATGCACATAAACGTGCTGTGGAGAGAGCTTGGGaaagagaaaaacaattagTTGCTGCTGGTTTTCAAGGTCGCGGAGAATGGactgaagaagaaaaagaggaATTGATATCTCACGGTTATGTGGATGGTTACGAAGGAGTAGCCATCCATAACACACAGAAATACTCACAATTGGCCGACGATCCGGGTAACGTTGGCTTTCAAAGAGATGCGAAACGAAAAAGACGAAAGAGCGGGTTAAGAAGATCACGGCAACACCGCCACGAGTCGTGA